Proteins encoded together in one Variovorax paradoxus EPS window:
- a CDS encoding nitrile hydratase accessory protein, with product MTGDMPLAPGMPRDADGPVFKEPWEAQAFAMTLALHERGLFTWVEWAEALAAEIATAQAAGDPDTGDTYYRHWLAALEGLVARKGASSGAELARYRHAWDHAADRTPHGQPIELRGEDFPG from the coding sequence ATGACCGGGGACATGCCGCTCGCGCCGGGCATGCCGCGCGACGCCGACGGCCCGGTGTTCAAGGAGCCTTGGGAAGCACAGGCCTTCGCGATGACGCTCGCGCTGCATGAGCGTGGCCTCTTCACCTGGGTCGAGTGGGCCGAGGCGCTCGCCGCGGAGATCGCCACCGCGCAAGCCGCTGGCGACCCCGACACCGGCGACACCTACTACCGCCACTGGCTCGCCGCGCTCGAAGGCCTCGTGGCCCGCAAAGGCGCGAGCTCAGGCGCCGAACTCGCGCGCTACCGCCACGCCTGGGACCACGCGGCCGACCGCACGCCGCACGGGCAACCGATCGAGCTGCGCGGCGAAGACTTTCCGGGCTAG
- a CDS encoding FAD-binding oxidoreductase, whose amino-acid sequence MTSSSATALIDQLRAIVGASHVLNEGDLTAYEQDWRKRSRGKSLAVVRPANAQQVADVVKACAAAGTAIVPQGGNTGLAVGSIPDDSGTQVVLSLQRLNAIRTFDTANLTMTVEAGCILQTLQEAAEKEGYLFPLSLAAEGSCTIGGNLATNAGGTQVVRYGNTRELCLGLEVVTPQGEIWEGTSGLRKDNTGYDLRDLIVGSEGTLGIITAATMKLYPLPAAQLTAWAAVPSLDHAVTLLGLAHKHLGSGLTGFEVMGKFALSLVDKHMPQLRVPFIGDEAVPYCVLLENSDSESEDHARARFEALLETAFEDGCVTDAVVAENLTQAHQLWHIRESIPLAQAEEGLNIKHDISIPVSRIPAFVAETDALLQREIAGVRLVNFGHLGDGNLHYNVQAPENIDTKAFLKNEEDRINTLVYDAVEKFGGSFSAEHGVGSLKVDKLEKHKSPVALEMMRAIKRGLDPKNTLNPGRVIRV is encoded by the coding sequence ATGACTTCTTCTTCCGCCACCGCATTGATCGACCAACTGCGCGCCATCGTCGGCGCCTCGCATGTGCTCAACGAGGGCGACCTCACCGCCTACGAACAGGACTGGCGCAAGCGCTCGCGCGGCAAGTCGCTCGCGGTGGTGCGCCCGGCCAATGCGCAGCAGGTGGCCGACGTGGTCAAGGCCTGCGCCGCAGCGGGCACGGCCATCGTGCCGCAGGGCGGCAACACGGGTCTGGCGGTCGGCTCGATTCCCGACGACAGCGGCACGCAGGTGGTGCTGAGTCTCCAGCGGCTGAATGCGATCCGCACCTTCGATACCGCCAACCTCACGATGACCGTCGAGGCCGGCTGCATCCTTCAGACGCTGCAGGAGGCCGCGGAGAAAGAGGGCTACCTCTTCCCGCTGAGCCTCGCGGCCGAAGGCAGCTGCACCATCGGCGGCAACCTCGCGACCAACGCGGGCGGCACGCAGGTCGTGCGCTATGGCAACACGCGCGAGCTGTGCCTGGGCCTGGAAGTGGTCACGCCGCAGGGCGAGATCTGGGAAGGCACCAGCGGCCTTCGCAAGGACAACACCGGCTACGACCTTCGCGACCTCATCGTCGGCAGCGAAGGCACGCTGGGCATCATCACCGCCGCGACCATGAAGCTCTACCCGCTGCCGGCCGCGCAGCTCACGGCCTGGGCCGCGGTGCCGTCGCTGGACCACGCGGTCACGCTACTGGGCCTCGCGCACAAGCACCTGGGTTCGGGGCTCACCGGCTTCGAGGTGATGGGCAAGTTCGCACTGAGCCTGGTCGACAAGCACATGCCGCAACTGCGCGTGCCCTTCATCGGCGACGAAGCGGTGCCCTACTGCGTGCTGCTGGAGAACTCCGACAGCGAATCCGAAGACCATGCGCGCGCCCGCTTCGAGGCGCTGCTCGAAACCGCCTTCGAAGACGGCTGCGTGACCGATGCGGTGGTCGCCGAGAACCTCACGCAGGCGCACCAGCTCTGGCACATCCGCGAGAGCATTCCGCTCGCGCAGGCCGAGGAAGGCCTGAACATCAAGCACGACATCTCGATCCCGGTGTCGCGCATTCCGGCCTTCGTGGCCGAGACCGATGCACTGCTGCAGCGCGAGATCGCCGGCGTACGGCTCGTGAACTTCGGGCACCTGGGCGACGGCAACCTGCACTACAACGTGCAGGCGCCGGAGAACATCGACACCAAGGCCTTCCTGAAGAATGAGGAAGACCGCATCAACACGCTGGTGTACGACGCGGTCGAGAAGTTCGGCGGCTCGTTCTCTGCCGAGCATGGCGTGGGCTCGCTGAAGGTCGACAAGCTCGAGAAGCACAAGTCGCCGGTGGCGTTGGAAATGATGCGGGCGATCAAGCGCGGGCTCGATCCGAAGAACACGCTCAACCCCGGACGCGTGATCCGCGTCTAG
- a CDS encoding DUF2069 domain-containing protein, whose protein sequence is MTATPLPPSSVRATRWLAVGSLVGLIVLGLAWELWLAPLRPGGSLLALKVLPLVVPLAGLYKNRMYTYRWVSLMIWLYFTEGVVRAWSDTNGVGQLLALVEVLLCLVLFAACAWHVRLRLRHAKAAAAARQLEASAQ, encoded by the coding sequence GTGACCGCCACCCCGCTCCCGCCCTCTTCCGTCCGCGCCACCCGATGGCTTGCCGTGGGCAGCCTCGTCGGCCTGATCGTGCTGGGCCTGGCCTGGGAGCTGTGGCTCGCGCCGCTGCGGCCCGGCGGCTCGCTGCTCGCGCTGAAGGTGCTGCCGCTGGTCGTTCCGCTCGCGGGGCTCTACAAGAACCGCATGTACACCTACCGCTGGGTCAGCCTGATGATCTGGCTCTATTTCACCGAGGGCGTGGTGCGCGCCTGGAGCGACACCAACGGCGTAGGGCAGCTGCTCGCGCTGGTCGAGGTGCTGCTGTGCCTGGTGCTCTTCGCGGCCTGCGCGTGGCATGTGCGCCTTCGCTTGCGCCATGCCAAGGCTGCCGCTGCTGCCCGTCAACTGGAGGCTTCCGCCCAATGA
- a CDS encoding YihY family inner membrane protein, giving the protein MIPAMNRRQLWRDLSRFPWRNTAAVLGERFREDRLGLTASSLTFTTTIAMVPFFTVALALFTVFPMFAKMQGRLQRWLIESLIPENIARQVLGYLNQFASKASGLGIAGLIVLLITAIALILTIDKTLNNIWRVRTPRPFAQRVLIYWAAITLGPLILAVSLSTTSYVVSATSDVVGRGMVKLFFDTFEFALLAVGMASLYHYVPNTNVRWSHAWAGGIFVAAAIEIAKRVLAYYLSLVPTYSVLYGAFATFPILLVWIYVAWVIVLLGAVIAAYLPSLLTGVARRGGAAGWPLQLAMETLQHLARAQATPAKGMGATELVTRMRVDTLQLLPVLETLVALDWIAPLAEEPANEDPRYVLLADPSTPIEPLLKELLMPQAEPLEDLWQKGPLRSLRLGDVLLI; this is encoded by the coding sequence ATGATACCGGCCATGAATCGTCGGCAGCTTTGGAGGGATCTTTCGCGTTTTCCGTGGCGCAACACCGCTGCGGTATTGGGCGAGCGATTTCGCGAAGACCGGCTCGGTTTGACCGCCAGCAGCCTGACCTTCACCACGACCATCGCGATGGTCCCGTTCTTCACGGTGGCGCTCGCGCTCTTCACCGTGTTCCCGATGTTCGCCAAGATGCAGGGCCGCCTGCAGCGCTGGCTCATCGAGAGCCTGATCCCCGAGAACATCGCGCGCCAGGTGCTCGGCTACCTGAACCAGTTCGCGAGCAAGGCCAGCGGCCTGGGCATCGCAGGTTTGATCGTGCTGCTGATCACCGCCATTGCGCTGATCCTCACGATCGACAAGACGCTCAACAACATCTGGCGCGTGCGCACGCCGCGGCCGTTTGCGCAGCGGGTGCTGATCTACTGGGCCGCCATCACGCTCGGGCCGCTCATCCTCGCGGTGAGCCTGTCGACCACCTCGTACGTGGTCTCGGCCACGAGCGACGTGGTGGGGCGCGGCATGGTCAAGCTGTTCTTCGACACCTTCGAATTCGCGCTGCTGGCGGTCGGCATGGCCTCGCTCTACCACTACGTGCCCAACACCAACGTGCGCTGGTCGCATGCCTGGGCCGGCGGCATCTTCGTGGCGGCGGCCATCGAGATCGCCAAGCGCGTGCTGGCCTATTACCTGAGCCTGGTGCCGACCTATTCGGTGCTGTACGGAGCGTTCGCCACCTTCCCGATCCTGCTGGTGTGGATCTACGTGGCGTGGGTGATCGTGCTTCTGGGGGCGGTGATTGCCGCGTACCTCCCGAGTTTGCTGACGGGGGTGGCGCGCCGTGGCGGTGCTGCCGGCTGGCCGCTGCAACTCGCCATGGAAACATTGCAGCACCTGGCGCGCGCACAGGCCACGCCGGCCAAGGGCATGGGTGCGACCGAACTGGTGACGCGCATGCGGGTCGACACCCTGCAGTTGCTCCCCGTGCTTGAGACACTGGTGGCGCTCGACTGGATCGCCCCGCTGGCCGAGGAGCCCGCCAACGAGGACCCGCGCTACGTGCTGCTGGCCGACCCGTCGACGCCCATCGAGCCGCTGCTCAAGGAACTGCTGATGCCGCAGGCCGAGCCGCTCGAAGACCTCTGGCAGAAGGGGCCGCTGAGGTCGCTTCGCCTCGGTGACGTGCTGCTGATCTAG
- a CDS encoding Mpo1-like protein: MTTTTAPESAVDPRRFKSFAEFYPFYLTEHANRTCRRLHFAGSTLSLLCLVALVVTLNPWWLLAGVLVGYAFAWVGHFGFEKNKPASFKRPLYSFMGDWAMYRDIWLGKVKI, encoded by the coding sequence ATGACCACCACGACTGCCCCGGAATCTGCCGTCGATCCGCGCCGTTTCAAGAGCTTCGCGGAGTTCTACCCGTTCTACCTGACCGAACACGCCAACCGCACCTGCCGCCGCCTGCACTTCGCGGGCTCGACGCTCTCGCTGCTGTGCCTCGTGGCGCTGGTGGTCACGCTCAACCCGTGGTGGCTGCTGGCCGGCGTGCTGGTCGGCTACGCCTTCGCCTGGGTCGGGCACTTCGGCTTCGAGAAGAACAAGCCGGCTTCCTTCAAGCGCCCGCTCTATTCCTTCATGGGCGACTGGGCGATGTACCGGGACATCTGGCTGGGCAAGGTCAAGATTTGA
- a CDS encoding thioredoxin family protein → MSALPTATDSTDPASDALWVVCLCAEWCGTCREYRPLFEQVARAHPQLRFGWVDIEDHADIADGFDVETFPTMLVAGADGTRFLGPLLPHAETLSRMLGALQPPQPSSLDIDLLLAVLNKKPATFSV, encoded by the coding sequence TTGAGCGCCCTGCCCACAGCCACCGATTCCACCGACCCGGCCAGCGACGCGCTGTGGGTCGTCTGCCTGTGCGCCGAATGGTGCGGCACCTGCCGCGAGTACCGGCCGCTGTTCGAGCAGGTGGCGCGCGCGCATCCGCAGTTGCGCTTCGGCTGGGTCGACATCGAGGACCACGCCGACATCGCCGACGGCTTCGACGTGGAGACCTTCCCCACGATGCTGGTCGCCGGTGCCGACGGCACGCGTTTCCTGGGCCCGCTGCTGCCGCATGCCGAAACGCTGTCGCGCATGCTCGGCGCCTTGCAGCCTCCGCAGCCATCGAGCCTCGATATCGATCTGCTGCTCGCCGTGCTGAACAAGAAGCCGGCGACCTTTTCGGTTTAA
- a CDS encoding NAD-dependent epimerase/dehydratase family protein: protein MNILIFGATGMVGQGVLRECLLAPDVERVVAVGRSATGQQHPKLQDVVVKDMYDYSAIEPQLQGFDACFFCLGVSSVGMKEDDYRRVTYDLTMAAATVLARLSPGMTFTYVTGAGTDSSERGSSMWARVKGATENALLRLPFKAAYMFRPGVIQPLHGARSKTPLYHGIYVVIAPLLSLAYRRWPDKVTTTEQIGLAMLALARSGAPKVVLDPADINALR, encoded by the coding sequence ATGAACATCCTGATCTTCGGCGCCACCGGCATGGTGGGGCAGGGCGTGCTGCGCGAGTGCCTGCTGGCGCCTGACGTGGAGCGCGTCGTCGCGGTCGGGCGCAGTGCGACCGGGCAGCAGCATCCCAAGCTGCAGGACGTGGTTGTGAAGGACATGTACGACTATTCGGCCATCGAGCCGCAGTTGCAGGGCTTCGACGCCTGCTTCTTCTGCCTGGGCGTGTCGTCGGTCGGCATGAAGGAAGACGACTACCGCCGCGTCACCTACGACCTCACGATGGCCGCGGCCACCGTGCTCGCCCGGCTCAGCCCGGGCATGACCTTCACCTACGTGACGGGCGCCGGCACCGACAGCAGCGAGCGCGGCAGCAGCATGTGGGCACGGGTGAAGGGCGCGACCGAGAACGCCCTGCTGCGCCTGCCGTTCAAGGCGGCGTACATGTTCCGCCCCGGCGTGATCCAGCCGCTGCACGGCGCGCGCTCCAAGACGCCGCTGTACCACGGCATCTACGTGGTGATCGCGCCGCTCCTGAGCCTCGCCTACCGGCGCTGGCCGGACAAGGTGACGACCACCGAGCAGATCGGCCTCGCCATGCTGGCCCTGGCCCGCAGCGGCGCGCCGAAGGTGGTGCTCGACCCGGCGGACATCAACGCGCTGCGTTGA
- a CDS encoding tripartite tricarboxylate transporter substrate binding protein — protein sequence MSAPALRETASGISRRLLLCGASSAALVAHSAVAAAATAVAQNTWPQKPIRLVVPFAAGGGTDIVARMIGRTLSQQLGEPVVIDNKPGASTLIGTEMAARARPDGYTLLLAASTSYSVNPALRAARAYNPSRDLAPIAIVARVPLVLFAGGTAPWHSLSELVGAAKARPGQIRYATFGNASGSHLTGELFALAAGIRLQDIPYRGSSQAMVAVIGGEVDLGIDTVASVAPHARSGKVRALGIVGAARSGLLPGVRTLAEQGLPEASFDAWYGVAAPAHTPAPVLARLTRAMSDTLASPALQAQLRAQGIEPTMIGPAAFRQQVEREIPRYRALAHRAGIAVE from the coding sequence ATGTCCGCCCCCGCCTTGAGAGAGACTGCCTCCGGCATCTCGCGCCGGCTGCTTCTTTGCGGAGCCTCGAGCGCAGCGCTGGTGGCGCATTCAGCGGTGGCAGCCGCAGCTACAGCGGTAGCGCAGAACACCTGGCCGCAGAAGCCGATCCGCCTCGTCGTTCCCTTCGCGGCGGGCGGCGGCACGGACATCGTGGCACGGATGATCGGCCGCACCCTGTCGCAGCAGTTGGGCGAGCCCGTCGTGATCGACAACAAGCCCGGCGCCTCCACGCTCATCGGCACCGAGATGGCGGCCCGCGCAAGGCCCGACGGCTACACGCTGCTGCTGGCGGCCTCCACCAGCTACAGCGTGAATCCGGCACTGCGCGCCGCCCGCGCCTACAACCCGTCGCGCGACCTGGCGCCCATTGCCATCGTCGCGCGGGTACCGCTGGTGCTGTTCGCAGGCGGAACCGCGCCGTGGCACTCGCTTTCCGAGCTGGTGGGCGCGGCCAAGGCGCGCCCCGGGCAGATCCGCTATGCCACCTTCGGCAATGCCTCGGGCTCGCACCTCACCGGCGAACTGTTCGCGCTGGCCGCGGGCATCCGGCTACAGGACATCCCGTACCGGGGCAGCAGCCAGGCGATGGTGGCGGTGATCGGCGGGGAGGTCGACCTTGGCATCGACACCGTGGCCTCGGTCGCGCCGCACGCGCGTTCCGGCAAGGTGCGCGCGCTGGGCATCGTGGGCGCCGCGCGATCCGGTCTTTTGCCCGGCGTGCGCACGCTGGCGGAGCAGGGCTTGCCCGAGGCCAGCTTCGACGCCTGGTACGGCGTTGCCGCGCCCGCTCACACACCAGCGCCCGTGCTCGCGAGGCTCACGCGCGCCATGTCCGACACGCTGGCCAGCCCCGCATTGCAGGCGCAACTGCGCGCGCAAGGCATCGAGCCGACGATGATCGGCCCGGCCGCCTTCCGGCAGCAGGTCGAAAGAGAGATTCCGCGCTACCGCGCGCTGGCGCACCGCGCGGGCATCGCGGTGGAGTAA
- a CDS encoding alpha/beta fold hydrolase: MHYTVNGHATYCYTGGKPFDAAKPTVVFIHGVLNDHSVWILQSRWFANHGWNVLAVDLPGHCKSEGPPPASVEEAAQFVIALLDAAGVQKAALVGHSFGSLIALEAALRAPDRVTHLALVGTAYPMVVSPALLDGALNDPQRAIAMVNTFSHSLLAPPPSSLGPGTWLYGSSRALMRRVLASNRNHNVFHIGFKACNDYANGEAAMQAVQCPVLFLLGDADQMTPPRATKALVGKARNAKVVTVRAGHALMSEAPDETLFALRDFVSATAATAA; the protein is encoded by the coding sequence ATGCACTACACCGTCAACGGCCACGCCACCTACTGCTACACCGGCGGCAAGCCCTTCGATGCGGCGAAGCCCACGGTCGTGTTCATCCACGGCGTGCTCAACGACCACAGCGTGTGGATTCTGCAGAGCCGCTGGTTCGCCAACCACGGATGGAACGTGCTCGCGGTCGACCTGCCGGGCCATTGCAAGAGCGAAGGCCCGCCGCCCGCGAGCGTGGAAGAAGCGGCGCAGTTCGTCATCGCGCTGCTCGACGCGGCCGGCGTGCAGAAGGCCGCGCTGGTCGGCCACAGCTTCGGCTCGCTGATCGCGCTCGAAGCGGCCTTGCGCGCGCCTGATCGCGTGACGCACTTGGCGCTGGTCGGCACGGCGTATCCGATGGTGGTATCGCCCGCGCTGCTCGACGGTGCGCTGAACGATCCGCAGCGCGCCATCGCGATGGTCAACACCTTCTCGCATTCGCTGCTCGCGCCGCCGCCCTCGTCGCTCGGCCCCGGCACCTGGCTCTACGGCAGCTCGCGCGCGCTGATGCGCCGCGTGCTGGCGAGCAACCGCAACCACAACGTGTTTCACATCGGCTTCAAGGCCTGCAACGACTACGCGAACGGCGAAGCCGCGATGCAAGCGGTGCAGTGCCCGGTGCTGTTCCTGCTTGGCGATGCCGACCAGATGACGCCGCCGCGCGCCACCAAGGCGCTGGTGGGCAAGGCGCGCAACGCCAAGGTGGTGACGGTGCGTGCCGGCCATGCGCTGATGAGCGAGGCGCCGGACGAGACGCTGTTCGCGCTGCGCGACTTCGTGAGCGCAACGGCGGCCACTGCCGCCTGA
- a CDS encoding O-acetylhomoserine aminocarboxypropyltransferase: MPGYSDPGFDTLALHAGASPDPATGARAVPIHLTTSFVFESSDHAAALFNLERAGHVYSRISNPTNAVLEQRVSALEGGIGAIATASGQAALHLSIATLMGAGSHIVASTALYGGSQNLLHYTMRRFGIETTFVKPGDLDGWRAAVRPETKLFFGETVGNPGLDVLDIPAVSDIAHEAGVPLLVDSTLTSPYLIKPFDWGADLVYHSATKFLSGHGTVIGGIVVDGGSFDWEKSGKFAELTQAYDGFHNMVFSEESTVGAFLLRARREGLRDFGASMSPHTAWLILQGIETLPLRMERHIDNTQKVVEFLATHPFVSRVGHPLIESHPSHALAQKLLRHGARGAGAVFSFDIKGSRTQGKAFIETLKLFSHLANVGDCRSLVIHPASTTHFRMTDEALAGAGISQGTIRLSIGLEDPADLIDDLKRALKAAEKASA; this comes from the coding sequence ATGCCCGGTTATTCCGACCCCGGTTTCGACACCCTCGCGCTGCACGCCGGCGCCTCGCCCGACCCCGCTACCGGCGCGCGGGCGGTGCCGATCCACCTGACCACCTCCTTCGTCTTCGAGTCCAGCGACCACGCGGCCGCGCTCTTCAACCTGGAGCGCGCGGGCCATGTGTATTCGCGCATCAGCAACCCGACCAACGCGGTGCTGGAGCAGCGGGTGTCGGCGCTGGAAGGCGGCATCGGCGCCATCGCCACCGCGAGCGGCCAGGCGGCACTGCACCTGTCGATCGCCACGCTGATGGGCGCGGGCTCGCACATCGTCGCGAGCACCGCGCTCTACGGCGGCTCGCAGAACCTGCTGCACTACACGATGCGCCGCTTCGGCATCGAAACCACCTTCGTGAAGCCCGGCGACCTCGATGGCTGGCGCGCCGCGGTGCGCCCCGAGACCAAGCTCTTCTTCGGCGAGACCGTGGGAAACCCGGGCCTGGACGTGCTCGATATTCCGGCCGTGAGCGACATCGCCCACGAAGCCGGCGTGCCGCTGCTGGTCGATTCCACCCTCACCTCGCCCTACCTCATCAAGCCCTTCGACTGGGGCGCCGACCTGGTCTATCACTCGGCGACCAAGTTCCTCTCGGGCCACGGCACTGTGATCGGCGGGATCGTGGTCGATGGCGGCAGTTTCGACTGGGAGAAGTCGGGCAAGTTCGCCGAACTCACGCAGGCCTACGACGGCTTCCACAACATGGTCTTCAGCGAGGAGAGCACCGTCGGCGCCTTCCTGCTGCGCGCCCGCCGCGAGGGCCTGCGCGACTTCGGCGCCTCGATGAGCCCGCACACCGCATGGCTCATCCTGCAGGGCATCGAGACACTGCCGCTGCGCATGGAGCGGCACATCGACAACACGCAGAAGGTGGTCGAGTTCCTCGCGACGCACCCCTTCGTCTCGCGCGTGGGGCATCCGCTGATCGAATCGCACCCGAGCCATGCGCTCGCGCAAAAGCTGCTGCGCCACGGCGCGCGCGGCGCGGGTGCAGTGTTCAGCTTCGACATCAAGGGCAGCCGCACGCAGGGCAAGGCCTTCATCGAGACGCTCAAGCTCTTCAGCCACCTGGCCAACGTGGGCGACTGCCGCAGCCTGGTGATCCATCCGGCGAGCACCACGCACTTCCGCATGACCGATGAAGCACTCGCGGGCGCCGGCATTTCGCAGGGGACGATCCGCCTGTCGATCGGCCTGGAAGACCCGGCCGACCTGATCGACGACCTGAAGCGCGCCCTCAAGGCCGCGGAAAAGGCAAGTGCCTGA
- a CDS encoding CBS domain-containing protein translates to MKVSDILRVKGNTLFTITPDDLLAEAATTMAEKDIGSLVVMEHGDLVGMLTFREVIVAIVNNGGQVGTTLVRKAMDDAPVTCTLETDLDEIRRIMLERHARYMPVMDKRMLMGVISFYDVAKAVVDSQNFENKMLKAYIRDWPAEDESKTG, encoded by the coding sequence ATGAAAGTCAGCGACATCCTTCGCGTCAAGGGCAACACGCTCTTCACCATCACGCCAGACGACCTGCTGGCAGAAGCCGCCACCACCATGGCGGAAAAGGACATCGGCTCCCTGGTGGTCATGGAACACGGTGACCTGGTCGGCATGCTCACCTTCCGCGAGGTGATCGTGGCCATCGTCAACAACGGCGGCCAGGTCGGGACCACGCTGGTGCGCAAGGCGATGGACGATGCCCCCGTCACCTGCACCCTGGAAACCGACCTCGACGAAATCCGCCGCATCATGCTGGAGCGCCACGCGCGCTACATGCCCGTGATGGACAAGCGCATGCTGATGGGCGTGATCAGCTTCTACGACGTGGCCAAGGCCGTGGTGGACAGCCAGAATTTCGAGAACAAGATGCTCAAGGCCTACATCCGCGACTGGCCTGCGGAAGACGAGAGCAAGACCGGCTGA
- a CDS encoding Bug family tripartite tricarboxylate transporter substrate binding protein — protein sequence MNTPRRLLLAAALCAALPTAALAQAWPTAKPITLIVPYTAGGSVDVNARLVAQRLGERLKQSVVIDNVSGAGGAIGVAKAVNAASDGYTLVVGPDSAIAIGKLVNPTAFRFDPLKDLAPVGLLNTAPMVLVARPGLEAQTFADFVKLAKAKPGQYNYATSGVGTVLQLATELLKERSGIFVTHVPYRGGAQIATDVIGNQVDLAMLVSTSAIPHVNGKRLKALGITSNKRLAALPGVPTFDEMPGLKGFDMVSWTGIFAPAKTPPAVVAQINQELNAVLQEEGVRSKLMEQGALPGSGTPESFGKFVQAEYARNQKIVQTANIKE from the coding sequence ATGAACACGCCCCGCCGACTTCTGCTTGCCGCCGCGCTCTGCGCTGCATTGCCCACCGCCGCGCTCGCGCAGGCATGGCCGACCGCCAAGCCCATCACGCTGATCGTTCCGTACACGGCCGGCGGCAGCGTGGACGTCAACGCGCGCCTCGTCGCGCAGCGTCTTGGCGAGCGGCTCAAGCAATCGGTCGTGATCGACAACGTGAGCGGTGCGGGCGGCGCCATCGGCGTGGCCAAGGCGGTGAATGCGGCGTCCGATGGCTACACGCTGGTGGTCGGGCCCGACAGCGCGATCGCCATCGGCAAGCTGGTGAATCCGACGGCGTTCCGCTTCGACCCGCTGAAGGACTTGGCGCCAGTGGGCCTGCTCAACACCGCGCCGATGGTGCTGGTCGCGCGGCCCGGCCTCGAGGCGCAGACCTTCGCCGACTTCGTGAAGCTCGCCAAGGCCAAGCCCGGCCAGTACAACTACGCGACCTCGGGCGTGGGCACCGTGCTGCAGCTGGCGACGGAACTGCTCAAGGAACGCAGCGGCATCTTCGTCACGCACGTGCCGTATCGCGGCGGCGCGCAGATCGCCACCGACGTGATCGGCAACCAGGTCGACCTTGCGATGCTGGTGAGCACCAGCGCCATTCCGCATGTGAACGGCAAGCGCCTGAAGGCGCTGGGCATCACCAGCAACAAGCGCCTGGCCGCGCTGCCCGGCGTGCCCACCTTCGACGAAATGCCGGGCCTCAAGGGCTTCGACATGGTGAGCTGGACGGGCATCTTCGCGCCCGCCAAGACGCCGCCTGCCGTGGTTGCGCAGATCAACCAGGAACTCAATGCGGTGCTGCAGGAGGAAGGGGTGCGCTCCAAGCTGATGGAGCAAGGCGCGCTGCCGGGGAGCGGCACGCCGGAATCGTTCGGGAAGTTCGTGCAGGCTGAATACGCCCGCAATCAGAAGATCGTGCAGACCGCCAACATCAAAGAGTGA
- a CDS encoding adenosine deaminase family protein: MTSPIPPAFTLESFLRAIPKVELHCHLFGTVRHETFKQLNLRAGAPLAADEIEGFYTRGEKPVGVLRVLRALDAQLVRSPGDLYQLTLEYLQDAASHNVRYAEFFWNPTGTVHGSGIPYAMAQAAIVRAIQDAQQEFGITGRLIAAIDREASPEAAVEMVEWIVAHRCDEVIGIGIDYREVDRPPELFTQAYAAAKKAGLKTTAHAGEFGMPWTNVRTALDVLQVDRIDHGYTVVDQPDFARECAERGVLFTVVPTNSYYLRTLPPERWAIDHPIRRMPGLGLRIHPNTDDPTLHKVTPTGAWLMMVRDFGFGLDNLRGFMHNGLDGAWIDDAQRRAWRTQWSEAFDTLRARLDTEPTPSTFE, from the coding sequence ATGACCAGCCCCATCCCGCCTGCGTTCACCCTGGAATCGTTCCTCCGCGCGATTCCCAAGGTCGAGCTGCACTGCCATCTGTTCGGCACGGTGCGACACGAGACCTTCAAGCAACTGAACCTGCGCGCCGGGGCGCCGCTGGCGGCCGACGAGATCGAGGGCTTCTACACGCGCGGCGAAAAACCGGTCGGCGTATTGCGCGTGCTGCGCGCGCTCGATGCGCAGCTGGTGCGCAGCCCGGGCGACCTCTACCAGCTCACGCTCGAATACCTGCAGGACGCCGCCTCGCACAACGTGCGCTACGCCGAATTCTTCTGGAACCCGACCGGCACGGTGCACGGCTCGGGCATTCCGTATGCGATGGCGCAGGCCGCGATCGTGCGCGCCATACAGGATGCGCAGCAGGAGTTCGGCATCACCGGCCGGCTCATCGCCGCCATCGACCGCGAGGCCAGCCCCGAGGCAGCGGTGGAGATGGTCGAGTGGATCGTGGCGCACCGCTGCGACGAAGTAATCGGCATCGGCATTGACTACCGCGAGGTCGACCGGCCGCCGGAACTGTTCACGCAGGCCTATGCCGCGGCGAAGAAGGCGGGCCTCAAGACCACCGCGCATGCCGGCGAATTCGGCATGCCCTGGACCAACGTGCGCACCGCGCTCGATGTGCTGCAGGTCGACCGCATCGACCACGGCTACACGGTGGTCGACCAGCCGGATTTCGCGCGCGAATGCGCCGAGCGCGGCGTGCTCTTCACCGTGGTGCCGACCAACTCGTACTACCTGCGCACCCTGCCGCCCGAGCGCTGGGCCATCGACCATCCGATCCGCCGCATGCCCGGCCTCGGCCTGCGCATCCACCCCAACACCGACGATCCGACGCTGCACAAGGTCACGCCCACCGGGGCCTGGCTGATGATGGTGCGCGACTTCGGCTTCGGCCTGGACAACCTGCGCGGCTTCATGCACAACGGCCTCGATGGCGCATGGATCGACGACGCCCAACGCCGCGCATGGCGCACGCAGTGGAGCGAGGCGTTCGACACGCTGCGCGCCCGCCTCGACACCGAACCGACGCCCTCCACCTTCGAATGA